The following are encoded in a window of Pseudomonas sp. JQ170C genomic DNA:
- a CDS encoding acyl-CoA thioesterase, whose amino-acid sequence MNFHTRKWVKPEDLNPNGTLFGGSLLRWIDEEAAIYAIVQLGNQRVVTKYISEINFVSASRQGDIIELGITATEFGRTSITLKCEVRNKITRKSILTVDRMVFVNLGEDGLPAAHGRTEIKYIKDQFDTTVE is encoded by the coding sequence ATGAATTTTCACACCCGCAAATGGGTCAAGCCCGAAGACCTCAACCCCAACGGCACCCTGTTCGGCGGTAGCCTGCTGCGCTGGATCGACGAAGAGGCGGCGATCTACGCGATCGTCCAGCTGGGCAACCAGCGTGTGGTGACCAAGTACATCTCGGAGATCAACTTCGTCAGCGCTTCGCGCCAGGGCGACATCATCGAGCTGGGCATCACGGCCACCGAGTTTGGTCGCACCTCCATCACCCTCAAGTGCGAAGTGCGCAACAAGATCACCCGCAAGAGCATCCTCACCGTTGACCGGATGGTGTTCGTCAACCTGGGCGAGGACGGCCTGCCGGCGGCTCATGGGCGGACGGAGATCAAGTACATCAAGGATCAGTTCGATACGACGGTGGAGTGA